The proteins below come from a single Chryseobacterium capnotolerans genomic window:
- a CDS encoding MFS transporter, translating to MQHNTVYHKWLPQWLKLPLLILALFPHIMLLSLLHSNSAFTSSFMDVDSDDIQYLMMLMYGTFVVTLLVLQRFMSYFSVKYYVLLMSSVSVILLYILSVTNDYHVILVIRFLEGFFGLLEGAIFLPLIIAELKTKHAKVIAYLFMYALMLTGGTVTTTLLKSSIQDYDYRHMILMMAYFHVFVLILGFVIFNKNRFFPKKPLYQMDIPSWFLLWVCLQSGAYAIVYGKRLMWFESDSIILCLFIFLISGGLFMLKQRNSKRPLFHFEIFSSKNVMVGMILFFIFYLIRSGLNNVYSIMATVWKWPWDYIVNIQYWNVAGTLIGVFLSGVCLVRGVSSRIIFFAGFLLLAIDSAWFTYTFYPDTTLTTICPPLFLQGVAQGLLFTPLVFFLISGMPEQYVANASAMGTTTRFWATAIGYALMQNGMLFLTLKHSDVLSFNLTDTNPVFYSQWNQIFGANISKLPVNESLSMTAGAFKAKITAQSILLSNMEIFTGLFWLAFITALLLLLYHPVRIAVRNIM from the coding sequence ATGCAACACAATACAGTTTATCATAAATGGTTACCGCAATGGTTGAAATTGCCTCTTCTCATCCTGGCCTTATTTCCACACATTATGCTGTTGTCATTATTGCATTCCAATAGTGCTTTTACCTCTTCTTTTATGGATGTGGACTCAGATGACATCCAATATTTAATGATGCTGATGTATGGAACTTTTGTAGTCACACTTTTGGTTTTACAGAGGTTCATGTCTTATTTTAGTGTGAAGTATTATGTACTGCTGATGTCTTCCGTTTCTGTAATTCTTCTTTATATTTTATCTGTCACCAATGATTATCATGTGATCCTGGTGATCCGTTTTTTAGAGGGATTCTTTGGATTACTGGAAGGTGCTATTTTTTTGCCATTAATTATAGCTGAATTAAAAACAAAACATGCTAAAGTGATTGCCTACCTTTTTATGTATGCACTTATGCTGACAGGAGGAACCGTGACAACAACTTTACTTAAATCAAGCATTCAGGATTATGATTACCGGCATATGATTTTAATGATGGCTTATTTCCACGTTTTTGTCTTGATTTTGGGCTTTGTCATTTTCAATAAAAATCGTTTCTTTCCTAAAAAACCATTATACCAAATGGATATTCCAAGTTGGTTTTTGCTTTGGGTTTGTCTTCAATCGGGAGCCTATGCTATCGTGTATGGAAAAAGACTTATGTGGTTTGAGTCTGATTCTATTATTCTTTGTTTGTTTATATTTCTCATTTCAGGAGGTTTATTTATGCTGAAACAAAGGAATTCAAAACGGCCTTTATTCCATTTTGAAATTTTCAGTTCTAAAAATGTGATGGTGGGAATGATCCTCTTTTTCATCTTCTATCTTATCCGCTCAGGGCTAAATAATGTATACAGTATAATGGCAACGGTATGGAAATGGCCATGGGATTATATTGTCAACATTCAATATTGGAATGTGGCCGGGACACTTATCGGAGTCTTTTTATCTGGAGTTTGTCTGGTTCGTGGTGTTTCTTCCAGGATTATCTTTTTTGCAGGCTTTCTTTTACTGGCCATAGACAGTGCATGGTTTACCTATACTTTTTATCCGGATACTACACTTACCACCATCTGCCCGCCTCTCTTTCTTCAGGGAGTGGCTCAGGGTTTATTATTTACTCCTTTAGTATTCTTTCTCATTTCAGGAATGCCGGAACAATATGTGGCTAATGCCAGTGCCATGGGAACCACTACCCGTTTCTGGGCCACTGCCATTGGATATGCCTTAATGCAAAACGGAATGTTGTTTTTAACGTTAAAGCATTCGGATGTCTTAAGCTTCAATCTTACCGATACCAATCCGGTCTTCTACAGTCAGTGGAATCAGATTTTCGGAGCCAATATCTCAAAACTTCCGGTTAATGAGTCTTTATCTATGACTGCAGGAGCCTTTAAAGCAAAGATAACTGCTCAATCTATTCTGCTTTCCAATATGGAAATATTCACAGGTTTATTCTGGCTGGCTTTTATCACCGCTCTCCTATTACTACTTTATCATCCAGTGAGAATAGCAGTGAGAAATATTATGTGA